From Anopheles arabiensis isolate DONGOLA chromosome 3, AaraD3, whole genome shotgun sequence, a single genomic window includes:
- the LOC120902280 gene encoding ankyrin-3 isoform X7, translated as MALEETQNNGSAVAVAPKETVPPSLKQQQQPPQGQAQIQPSTSNEKLNNLVNGGGATTEKSRSNNKQNDTNTAFLRAARAGDLQKLIEYLETGQVTDINTCNTNGLNALHLAAKDGHYDIVNELLKRGALVDNATKKGNTALHIASLAGQKEIIQLLLQYNASVNVQSQNGFTPLYMAAQENHDECVNYLLAKGANPALATEDGFTPLAVAMQQGHDKVVAVLLESDTRGKVRLPALHIAAKKDDVKAAKLLLENEHNPDVSSKSGFTPLHIAAHYGNVNVAQLLIEKGADVNFTAKHNITPLHVACKWGKLNMVKLLIANHGRIDSITRDGLTPLHCAARSGHDQVIEVLLEHGAEIISKTKNGLAPLHMAAQGEHVSAARILLMNKSPVDDITIDYLTALHVAAHCGHVKVAKLLLDRNADPNARALNGFTPLHIACKKNRIKVVELLLNHGATIGATTESGLTPLHVASFMGCMNIVIYLLQHDASPDIPTVRGETPLHLAARAKQTDIIRILLRNGAYVNAQAREDQTPLHVASRIGNMEIVMLLLQHGAKIDAVTKDNYTPLHIAAKEGQDEVAALLLDSEANVEAVTKKGFTPLHLAAKYGNLKCAELLLERGAQVDVQGKNGVTPLHVASHYDHQKVALLLLEKGASPYSPAKNGHTPLHIASKKNQLNIATTLLDYKADANAESKTGFTPLHLSAQEGHGDMARVLLDNGADPNHAAKNGLTPLHLCAQEDHVGIAETLLEHKARIDPVTKTGFTPLHVAAHFGQAGMVKYLIENDANIEMKTNIGHTPLHQAAQQGHTLIINILLKNKANPEAVTNGGQTALSIADKLGYITVVETLKVVTETSVTQTVDEKFKIVGPETIHETFLSDSEDEGPEGGTPPPPTAMKALMQAQQLYGGSGAIKYYQSQMRYTREDPIMSDQQQYNYMTSDENKQFDDTNLTNMSIDPLKDDKYLEKIISRAENYTVSAMDRSHTPNPLDITVTDNVNITRKPIHVGSHSNDALSLTIDRLANIYCGDQIKFVPMCRERFMVSFLVDARGGAMRGCRHSGVRVIVPPRSAAQPTRITCRYVKPQRITNGPPLMEGEALVSRILELAPVGAKFLGPVILEVPHFASLRDKEREIIILRSDNGETWREHTLYDSEEAIHEVLNETFKGDTLNLLEDLHTNRITRIVTNDFPHYFAIVSRIRQEVHAIGPEGGTVSATAVPQVQAIFPQNALTKKIRVGLQAQPIDMNTTANLLGRSVAVSPVVTVEPRRRKFHKAITLSMPAPKAYNSGMINQYSGNAPTLRLLCSITGGQNKAVWEDVTGSTPLTFVNDCVSFTTTVSARFWLMDCRNIGEATKMATELYSQMAHVPFMVKFVVFAKRVDQSEAKLSVFCMTDDKEDKTLEHQEHFTEIAKSRDIEVCEGRTVYLEFAGNIVPVMKSGEQLSLQFNAFKENRLTFTVKIKNNLDDLLGRISFMNEPKVAKGEPIQTPLCTLNFTLPSEKFGLGGDDLETTSEFDQSSTEVLNSEQQAVVAAANRGKTLNFTFQNGDGGSEIHKADIKITDICNLLGSDWPLLADELAITPSDVELIRAEYPNDEPQQAIVMLRLWLRQAGRDATGNVLEQALIKINRPDIVNKSITNLEPVTDEYERRVAQRQIGSMNGLDEIDPARVNGMPVASSSMHESEHEPTEEKQEHEAVEKDKQLPTDNNSPTGSVSPDTTEAFQQIRRESEILGIAAIKKEDLSTPPPSPADFSTQVSQNSSKASADEGRNDGKVSSNAAVANSGQTGTVEQKAETCLAEESHPSFPVSTSGVAVIVTQVSNDLIEDEEPPQVAEEDNDDVLIDFGGGDKPNDSGVDNTDDNRATGTGGGSVLVQAGSDLAEDSTEIKNYLVQNNDQMTGMEPTEPPMESATPLNDGSTRTETNTIVDESDDGTVRTTIITTTTTLSTTGDDIPEDLEEQLLKQLRDQQLLQETQQLQQNQPQSNAQEGNQVVTITTTTAEEDPDTGVETTSTSTTRTTTTTKTITLTPDGDFPEDELLQKITTTTTHTSQQNIPEMVKETTVTVTEMVDGRTLDGAAKALNNIVDDFMNHERKN; from the exons aacgacacaaacacagcgTTCCTGAGAGCAGCGCGGGCAGGGGATCTACAGAAACTGATAGAGTACCTAGAAACCGGTCAAGTGACCGACATCAACACGTGCAATACG AACGGTCTGAACGCACTGCATCTAGCGGCAAAAGATGGTCACTATGACATCGTGAACGAGCTGTTGAAACGCGGTGCGCTCGTCGATAATGCCACCAAGAAGGGTAACACAGCGCTTCACATCGCTTCATTGGCTGGCCAAAAGGAAATCATTCAACTGCTTCTGCAGTACAACGCATCGGTTAATGTGCAGTCTCAGAACGGATTTACGCCGCTCTACATGGCTGCGCAGGAAAACCACGACGAGTGTGTGAATTATCTGCTAGCAAAGGGTGCTAATCCAGCGCTAGCTACTGAG GATGGCTTTACACCGTTGGCGGTAGCAATGCAGCAAGGTCACGATAAAGTAGTTGCAGTGCTCCTTGAAAGCGACACTCGTGGAAAGGTTCGATTACCAGCTCTTCACATAGCAGCTAAAAAGGATGACGTAAAAGCGGCGAAGCTGTTGCTAGAG AATGAGCACAATCCAGACGTATCATCCAAAAGCGGCTTCACTCCACTACACATCGCTGCTCACTACGGCAATGTAAACGTCGCTCAACTTTTGATTGAGAAAGGTGCAGACGTGAACTTTActgcaaaacacaacatcacaCCACTACACGTTGCGTGCAAGTGGGGAAAGCTGAACATGGTAAAGCTGCTGATCGCTAACCATGGTCGCATCGACAGTATCACCCGGGACGGTCTTACGCCTCTTCACTGTGCCGCCCGGTCAGGCCACGATCAGGTGATCGAAGTATTGTTAGAACATGGGGCCGAGATCATTTCCAAGACCAAAAACGGACTTGCCCCGCTGCATATGGCGGCCCAGGGCGAACACGTCAGCGCGGCTCGCATTTTACTAATGAACAAATCACCCGTTGATGATATTACGATCGACTATCTCACTGCGCTCCACGTCGCCGCCCACTGTGGTCACGTGAAGGTAGCAAAGCTGCTGCTCGACCGAAATGCCGATCCAAATGCACGGGCACTGAACGGTTTTACACCGTTGCATATTGCTTGCAAAAAGAATCGTATTAAGGTGGTGGAGCTTCTCCTAAACCATGGTGCAACAATTGGAGCAACAACGGAGAGCGGCCTAACGCCGCTGCACGTGGCCAGCTTTATGGGATGCATGAATATCGTGATCTATCTGCTGCAGCACGATGCAAGTCCGGACATACCGACTGTTCGCGGTGAAACTCCACTTCATCTGGCAGCACGTGCTAAGCAGACGGACATTATACGCATATTACTTCGAAATGGAGCGTACGTAAATGCACAAGCTCGTGAAGATCAGACACCGCTTCATGTCGCTTCAAG AATTGGTAACATGGAAATTGTGATGCTGCTTTTGCAACACGGCGCAAAGATTGATGCTGTTACGAAGGACAACTACACACCGCTACACATCGCAGCAAAGGAGGGCCAGGATGAAGTGGCAGCATTGTTACTGGACAGTGAAGCCAACGTAGAAGCGGTTACGAAAAAAGGCTTTACACCGTTGCATTTGGCGGCAAAGTATGGTAATCTTAAGTGCGCCGAACTGCTGCTAGAGCGCGGTGCCCAAGTGGATGTACAGGGCAAGAACGGTGTTACCCCGTTGCACGTTGCTAGTCACTACGATCATCAAAAGGTAGCGCTTTTGCTGCTTGAGAAAGGTGCTTCACCGTACTCGCCAGCTAAGAACGGCCATACCCCATTGCACATTGCGTCGAAGAAGAATCAGCTGAACATCGCAACCACGCTGCTGGACTACAAGGCAGACGCAAATGCGGAGAGTAAAACCGGTTTCACACCGCTTCACCTATCTGCCCAAGAAGGTCATGGTGACATGGCCCGTGTGCTGCTGGACAATGGGGCAGATCCAAACCATGCCGCTAAAAATGGGCTAACACCATTGCACTTGTGCGCGCAGGAAGACCATGTAGGCATTGCCGAAACGCTGCTGGAGCACAAGGCTCGCATCGATCCGGTTACAAAGACTGGCTTTACACCGCTGCACGTAGCGGCTCATTTTGGCCAGGCGGGAATGGTGAAGTACCTGATCGAAAACGATGCTAACATCGAAATGAAGACCAATATTGGCCATACACCGTTGCATCAGGCTGCTCAGCAAGGGCACACACTCATTATTAACATTCTTCTAAAGAACAAAGCTAATCCGGAAGCAGTTACTAATGGCGGCCAGACAGCGCTTTCGATTGCGGACAAACTGGGCTACATCACAGTGGTGGAAACGTTAAAGGTAGTCACAGAGACCAGTGTCACACAGACAGTGGATGAAAAGTTTAAGATCGTTGGACCGGAAACTATTCACGAGACGTTCCTGTCGGACTCAGAAGATGAGG GGCCTGAAGGAGGCACACCACCCCCACCGACCGCTATGAAAGCCCTAATGCAAGCGCAGCAGTTGTATGGCGGTAGTGGTGCTATCAAGTACTATCAATCGCAAATGCGTTACACAC GTGAAGATCCGATCATGTCCGACCAACAGCAATACAACTACATGACGAGCGATGAAAACAAGCAGTTTGACGATACGAACCTCACCAACATGAGTATTGATCCGTTGAAAGATGACAAATACCTGGAGAAGATCATTTCCCGCGCAGAGAACTACACCGTATCGGCCATGGATCGGTCGCACACGCCCAATCCACTTGACATTACCGTGACTGATAATGTCAACATCACTCGCAAACCGATCCACGTTGG GTCACATAGCAACGATGCACTGTCGTTGACAATCGATCGATTGGCCAACATTTATTGTGGTGATCAGATAAAGTTTGTCCCGATGTGTAGGGAAAG ATTTATGGTATCGTTTTTGGTTGATGCACGTGGCGGCGCAATGCGTGGCTGTCGCCAcagtggtgtgcgtgtgatcgTACCACCCCGATCAGCCGCACAACCTACAAGAATTACCTGTCGCTACGTGAAGCCTCAACGTATTACCAACGGTCCTCCATTGATGGAAGGAGAGGCCCTGGTAAGCCGTATTCTCGAGTTGGCTCCAGTAGGTGCCAAGTTCCTTGG GCCCGTTATTCTTGAGGTTCCACATTTTGCTTCACTGCGCGATAAGGAACGTGAAATCATTATCCTTCGATCTGACAATGGAGAAACTTGGCGTGAACATACCCTATACGATAGTGAAGAAGCTATTCATGAAGTGTTGAACGAGACGTTCAAGGGTGATACGTTAAACTTGCTTGAAGATTTGCATACAAATAGGATTACGCGCATCGTCACCAATGACTTTCCGCACTACTTTGCGATCGTTTCGCGCATCCGTCAGGAGGTTCATGCTATCGGACCGGAGGGTGGCACTGTGTCTGCAACGGCCGTCCCACAAGTACAGGCGATTTTCCCGCAGAACGCGTTGACCAAAAAAATTCGCGTCGGACTGCAGGCTCAGCCGATTGACATGAACACGACAGCCAACTTGCTCGGCCGTAGCGTAGCCGTCTCGCCGGTTGTCACAGTGGAACCACGACGCCGTAAGTTCCACAAGGCAATTACGCTCAGTATGCCGGCACCGAAGGCTTACAACTCAGGCATGATCAACCAGTACTCGGGCAATGCGCCTACGCTGCGTCTGCTCTGCTCGATCACGGGAGGCCAGAACAAAGCCGTCTGGGAAGACGTCACTGGTTCTACGCCCCTAACGTTCGTCAACGATTGTGTTTCGTTCACTACGACAGTGTCAGCCCGTTTCTGGCTGATGGACTGCCGCAACATTGGCGAGGCAACGAAGATGGCCACTGAACTGTACTCCCAAATGGCGCACGTACCGTTCATGGTGAAGTTTGTCGTGTTTGCCAAACGTGTCGATCAAAGCGAGGCAAAACTAAGCGTATTCTGTATGACAGACGACAAAGAAGACAAAACACTGGAGCACCAGGAGCACTTTACCGAGATTGCAAAGTCTCGGGATATCGAAGTATGCGAAGGGCGCACTGTCTATCTGGAGTTTGCCGGTAATATTGTGCCAGTGATGAAATCGGGAGAACAGCTTTCCCTGCAGTTCAACGCGTTCAAAGAAAACCGGCTCACCTTCACGGTCAAGATCAAGAACAACCTGGACGATTTACTTGGACGTATTTCTTTCATGAACGAACCGAAGGTGGCCAAGGGTGAGCCGATTCAGACCCCGCTGTGCACTCTCAACTTTACCCTTCCCTCCGAGAAGTTTGGTCTTGGTGGGGACGACCTGGAGACAACTTCCGAATTCGATCAGAGCTCCACCGAGGTGCTGAACAGCGAACAGCAAGCCGTCGTCGCAGCCGCCAATCGCGGTAAAACGCTCAACTTCACCTTCCAAAATGGTGACGGTGGGAGCGAAATACACAAGGCAGACATAAAAATCACCGATATTTGCAACCTGCTCGGATCGGATTGGCCTCTGCTAGCTGATGAGCTTGCAATTACACCGTCCGACGTCGAATTGATACGGGCGGAGTACCCGAACGACGAGCCACAGCAAGCAATAGTAATGCTGCGGCTATGGTTACGTCAAGCCGGCAGGGATGCAACTGGAAATGTGCTTGAGCAGGCCCTCATTAAAATCAACCGGCCTGACATTGTGAACAAATCGATTACGAATTTGGAGCCTGTAACGGACGAATACGAGCGACGAGTTGCACAGCGGCAAATCGGTTCGATGAATGGGCTTGACGAAATTGACCCGGCAAGAGTTAACGGAATGCCAGTCGCTAGCAGCTCGATGCACG AATCAGAACATGAACCGACAGAAGAAAAGCAAGAACACGAAGCAGTAGAAAAGGACAAACAATTACCGACGGACAACAATTCGCCGACGGGTTCGGTGTCTCCAGATACTACCGAAGCGTTCCAGCAGATTCGTCGTGAGAGCGAAATTCTCGGCATAGCAGCGATCAAAAAGGAGGACCTTTCCACGCCCCCACCCAGTCCGGCCGATTTCAGTACCCAAGTCagccaaaacagcagcaaggCAAGCGCGGATGAGGGACGAAACGATG GTAAAGTCAGCAGCAATGCCGCGGTGGCCAATAGTGGCCAAACCGGTACGGTTGAACAGAAAGCGGAGACTTGTTTAGCAGAGGAATCGCATCCTTCTTTCCCTGTTAGCACCTCGGGTGTGGCGGTGATCGTAACCCAAGTATCCAACGATCTGATCGAAGACGAAGAGCCTCCGCAGGTAGCGGAGGAGGACAATGATGATGTGTTGATCGATTTTGGTGGAGGAGACAAACCGAACGATTCTGGCGTCGATAACACTGACGATAATCGTGCCACTGGCACTGGTGGTGGCTCTGTACTTGTTCAAGCAGGATCGGACCTAGCAGAAGACAGTACAGAAATTA AAAACTATCTTGTTCAGAACAATGATCAGATGACAGGAATGGAGCCAACCGAACCGCCAATGGAGTCCGCAACTCCGCTGAACGATGGTTCCACTCGAACCGAAACAAATACTATCGTTGACGAATCGGATGATGG AACTGTTCGTACTACGATTATCACTACAACGACTACGCTGAGTACGACCGGCGACGATATACCGGAGGATTTAGAAGAACAGCTACTGAAACAGCTGCGCGATCAGCAGCTGTTGCAGGAAacccagcagctgcagcagaacCAGCCACAGTCAAACGCACAGGAAGGCAATCAGGTGGTCACAATAACTACAACTACTGCGGAGGAGGATCCGGACACGGGTGTAGAAACGACGTCCACCTCGACCACACGAACCACAACGACGACTAAAACGATCACGCTGACTCCGGACGGAGATTTCCCCGAGGATGAATTGCTGCAAAAGATCACAACGACCACGACGCACACCTCCCAGCAGAATATACCCGAAATGGTAAAGGAAACCACCGTCACCGTAACGGAAATGGTGGACGGCCGGACGCTAGACGGTGCTGCCAAAGCACTCAACAACATAGTCGACGACTTTATGAACCACGAGCGGAAAAACTAA